Proteins encoded in a region of the Flavobacterium sp. PMTSA4 genome:
- a CDS encoding MarR family winged helix-turn-helix transcriptional regulator, with product MKEKTIDYILRATWQAVARMYNEEASKFDGSMAIGFALLSIDKEEGTPSSYISNRMGMEPTSLTRTLKTLEDKGLIIRKKNPDDGRGVLIYLTDLGKQMREQSKITVLKFNEVVKNNISEEKLIHFIEVADTINELITEKKIF from the coding sequence ATGAAAGAAAAAACTATTGACTACATACTTCGAGCTACTTGGCAAGCCGTAGCAAGAATGTATAACGAAGAAGCTTCTAAATTTGATGGCTCAATGGCCATTGGGTTTGCTTTATTAAGTATTGATAAAGAAGAAGGAACACCTTCAAGCTACATTAGCAACCGCATGGGAATGGAGCCAACCAGCCTAACCAGAACTTTAAAAACCTTAGAAGACAAAGGTTTGATTATTCGCAAAAAAAACCCAGACGATGGTCGTGGTGTTCTAATATACCTCACCGATTTAGGTAAACAAATGCGTGAACAATCTAAAATAACAGTACTAAAATTTAATGAAGTAGTAAAGAACAACATCTCAGAAGAGAAACTAATACACTTTATTGAAGTAGCAGACACTATCAACGAATTAATCACAGAAAAGAAGATATTTTAA
- a CDS encoding DUF4382 domain-containing protein, protein MKKLIFAFFAVTGLLVFNSCSNDSSSASARSYPFKVRMTDAPAAYDEVNIDLQAVEVTGGDGETVVLNTTAGVYNLLDFSNGINTIIATSVLTDSRVNQIRLILGPNNSITVDGVNYPLSTPSAEQSGLKLLVNQTLTADIENEILLDFDAYQSVIETGNGTYKLKPVIRTITTAVSGNISGTVSVLGIAASVTATSMAGVEYSSGVNDMGEFKITGLPAGSYTLTITPELPYAPVIQTDVVVQAGATTEVGTILLL, encoded by the coding sequence ATGAAAAAATTAATTTTTGCATTTTTTGCTGTAACAGGTTTATTAGTATTTAATTCCTGTAGTAATGATTCAAGCTCAGCAAGTGCCAGATCTTATCCTTTTAAAGTTAGAATGACGGATGCACCAGCAGCTTATGATGAAGTAAACATTGATTTGCAAGCTGTGGAAGTTACTGGAGGCGATGGAGAAACTGTAGTTTTAAATACCACTGCCGGAGTTTATAACTTACTTGACTTCTCAAATGGTATCAATACTATAATCGCAACTAGTGTTTTAACCGATTCTAGAGTTAATCAAATCAGATTGATTTTAGGTCCTAATAACAGTATTACTGTTGATGGTGTAAACTATCCTTTGAGCACGCCAAGTGCGGAGCAAAGCGGTTTAAAACTATTAGTTAATCAAACACTTACTGCTGATATTGAAAATGAAATCTTATTAGATTTTGATGCTTATCAATCTGTAATAGAAACTGGTAACGGAACCTATAAATTAAAACCTGTTATACGTACAATTACAACTGCCGTTTCAGGAAATATTAGTGGTACAGTATCCGTTTTAGGAATTGCAGCTTCAGTAACTGCTACTTCTATGGCTGGTGTAGAATATTCAAGCGGTGTTAATGACATGGGAGAATTTAAAATTACTGGGTTGCCAGCTGGTAGTTATACTTTAACCATAACTCCTGAGCTACCATACGCACCTGTTATTCAAACAGATGTAGTAGTACAAGCAGGTGCAACGACAGAAGTTGGAACTATTTTGCTGCTTTAG
- a CDS encoding 3-hydroxyacyl-CoA dehydrogenase/enoyl-CoA hydratase family protein, which yields MKRVIKKVAVIGSGIMGSGIACHFANIGLEVLLLDIIPNALTETEEKKGLTLESKAVRNRLVNDHLANALKSNPSPIYNQKFASRITTGNTTDDMSKIGNYDWVIEVVVERLDIKKLVFEQIDKYRKPGTLVTSNTSGIPIHFMSEGRSDDFQQHFCGTHFFNPARYLKLFEIIPGPKTSQEVLDFLFDYGSKFLGKTSVIAKDTPAFIGNRIGIFGIQSLFHLVKEMDLTVEEVDKLTGPVIGRPKSATFRTVDVVGLDTLVHVANGIYDNCPNDEAHELFKLPDFINKMMENKWLGSKTGQGFYKKVGKEILTLDLNSLEYRANKRASFATLELTKTIDKPIDRFKVLVKGKDKAGEFYRKNFAAMFAYVSNRVPEITDDFYKIDDAMKAGFGWENGPFEIWDAIGVQKGIELMDAEGLKPAAWIGEMIASGNTSFYTVKEGNTYFYSIPNKAQVKVPGQDSFIILNNIRETQKVWSNSGTVIEHLGDGILNLEFKSKMNTIGGDVLAGINKAIDLAEKEYNGLVIGNQAANFSVGANIGMIFMMAVEQEYDELNMAIKMFQDTMMRVRYSSIPVVVAPHGMTLGGGCEMTLHADKVVAAAESYIGLVEFGVGVIPGGGGSKEMTLRASDLFRKNDVELNVLQEYFLTVAMAKVSTSAYEAFDLGILQKGKDIVVVNKDRQIAEAKKHALLMAEAGYTQPIRRTDVKVLGKQALGMFLVGTDQMEAGKYISEHDKKIANKLAYVMAGGDLSEPTLVSEQYLLDIEREAFLSLCTERKTLERIQFMLTKGKPLRN from the coding sequence ATGAAAAGAGTAATAAAAAAGGTAGCAGTAATAGGTTCCGGAATAATGGGTTCTGGTATTGCCTGCCATTTTGCTAACATCGGATTAGAAGTTTTGCTTTTGGATATTATTCCAAACGCTTTAACCGAAACCGAAGAAAAGAAAGGATTAACGTTAGAGAGCAAAGCAGTTCGCAATCGTTTGGTTAATGACCATTTAGCCAATGCACTCAAATCGAATCCTTCTCCAATATACAATCAAAAGTTTGCTTCCAGAATAACTACCGGAAATACCACAGATGATATGTCAAAAATTGGCAATTATGATTGGGTAATCGAAGTGGTTGTTGAACGTTTAGACATCAAAAAGCTGGTATTCGAACAAATAGATAAATATAGAAAACCCGGAACTTTAGTTACTTCAAACACATCTGGTATTCCAATTCATTTTATGAGTGAAGGTCGTAGCGATGACTTCCAACAGCATTTCTGTGGTACACACTTCTTCAATCCTGCGCGTTATTTAAAGCTGTTTGAAATCATTCCTGGACCAAAAACATCACAAGAAGTTCTTGATTTCTTGTTTGATTATGGTAGTAAGTTTTTAGGCAAAACATCCGTTATCGCAAAAGATACTCCTGCTTTTATTGGTAACCGTATTGGTATCTTCGGTATTCAAAGCCTTTTCCATTTGGTAAAAGAAATGGATTTAACGGTTGAAGAAGTAGATAAATTAACCGGTCCGGTTATTGGTCGTCCAAAGTCAGCTACTTTTAGAACGGTTGATGTGGTTGGATTGGATACTTTAGTTCATGTTGCCAATGGTATTTATGACAACTGTCCAAATGATGAAGCACATGAATTGTTTAAACTTCCTGATTTCATCAATAAGATGATGGAAAACAAATGGCTAGGAAGTAAAACGGGACAAGGTTTCTATAAAAAAGTAGGCAAAGAAATCTTAACTTTAGACTTAAACTCATTAGAATACAGAGCAAATAAAAGAGCATCCTTTGCCACACTCGAATTAACTAAAACTATTGACAAACCTATTGACCGATTCAAGGTATTAGTAAAAGGAAAAGACAAAGCTGGAGAATTTTACAGAAAGAACTTCGCTGCAATGTTTGCCTACGTTTCCAATCGTGTTCCTGAAATAACCGATGACTTCTACAAGATAGATGATGCTATGAAAGCTGGTTTCGGTTGGGAAAACGGACCATTTGAAATATGGGATGCCATTGGTGTTCAAAAAGGAATAGAATTAATGGATGCCGAAGGATTAAAACCTGCGGCTTGGATTGGAGAAATGATTGCTTCAGGTAATACTTCGTTTTATACTGTAAAAGAAGGCAATACCTACTTCTACTCTATTCCTAATAAAGCACAGGTTAAAGTACCCGGACAAGATAGTTTCATTATTCTTAACAACATCCGTGAAACTCAAAAAGTATGGAGTAACAGCGGTACAGTTATCGAACATTTAGGTGATGGAATCCTTAATTTAGAATTTAAATCAAAAATGAATACTATTGGCGGTGATGTTTTAGCAGGCATCAATAAAGCCATAGACCTTGCCGAAAAAGAATACAACGGTTTAGTAATCGGAAACCAAGCTGCTAATTTCTCTGTTGGAGCCAACATCGGTATGATATTCATGATGGCTGTAGAGCAGGAATACGATGAATTGAATATGGCCATCAAAATGTTCCAAGATACCATGATGCGTGTGCGCTACTCTTCAATTCCAGTAGTTGTTGCACCACACGGAATGACACTTGGCGGTGGATGCGAAATGACGCTACATGCTGATAAAGTAGTTGCCGCAGCCGAAAGCTACATTGGCTTAGTCGAATTTGGTGTTGGGGTAATTCCTGGCGGTGGTGGTTCTAAAGAAATGACGCTTCGTGCTTCTGATTTATTCCGTAAAAATGATGTAGAATTAAACGTATTACAAGAATATTTCTTAACGGTAGCCATGGCGAAAGTATCTACTTCTGCTTATGAAGCCTTTGATTTAGGAATTTTACAAAAAGGAAAAGACATTGTGGTAGTCAACAAAGACAGACAGATTGCAGAAGCTAAAAAACATGCCTTATTGATGGCTGAAGCTGGATATACGCAACCAATCCGTAGAACTGACGTAAAAGTGCTCGGAAAACAAGCTCTAGGAATGTTCTTAGTAGGAACCGACCAAATGGAAGCTGGTAAATACATCTCTGAACACGACAAAAAGATAGCCAACAAATTAGCTTACGTTATGGCTGGTGGAGATTTATCAGAACCAACTTTAGTAAGCGAACAATACTTATTAGATATCGAAAGAGAAGCATTTTTATCACTTTGTACAGAAAGAAAAACATTGGAACGCATCCAATTTATGTTAACCAAAGGAAAACCATTAAGAAACTAA
- a CDS encoding AMP-dependent synthetase/ligase, with amino-acid sequence MIAIKRLFDFPYYQLEKNNMPECLVTKQNGQWIKTSTQEYIDKANAISRAWLRLGVQKNDKIAIISSNNRTEWHIMDVGVLQVGAQNVPIYPTISEDDYEYILNHSEAKYCIVSDEEVLRKLNIVRKNLTHLKEVYSLNEINGCKNWKELLELGKDNSNQPDVEERKENVKPEELATIIYTSGTTGRPKGVMLSHNNIVSNVLDSAERIPFDEGKSIALSFLPICHIYERMVTYIYQYYSVSIYFGESIEKIGDNVKEVRPTVMTGVPRLTEKVYEKIIAKGSELTGIKRKLFFWAVELGAQYEPYGANGWWYEFQLKIARKLIFKKWKEGLGGRLDLIVNGSAAMQHRLLRIFAAAEIYIMEGYGLTETSPVISVNDMRNHGFKIGTTGRIIQNVEVKIAEDGEILCKGPNVMMGYYKDEKLTNEAIVDGYFHTGDIGEVDKDGFLKITDRKKEMFKTSGGKYIAPQLLENAMKQSRFVEQIMVIGDGEKMPAAFIQPNFAFVKEWAKLHNTNVGETNAEISSNPEVKERIEQEVEAINKKFGHWEQIKKIELTPDVWSVEGGHLTPTMKLKRKVVKELYKDLYQRIYPNS; translated from the coding sequence ATGATTGCCATCAAGCGCCTTTTTGACTTTCCGTATTATCAGTTAGAAAAAAATAATATGCCGGAATGTCTAGTGACCAAACAAAATGGTCAATGGATTAAAACCTCTACACAAGAATATATAGACAAAGCCAATGCTATTTCAAGAGCATGGTTAAGATTGGGCGTTCAAAAAAATGATAAAATAGCTATCATATCGTCTAATAACAGAACCGAATGGCATATAATGGATGTTGGTGTGCTTCAGGTTGGAGCGCAAAACGTCCCTATTTATCCAACCATTTCCGAAGACGATTATGAATACATACTAAACCACAGCGAGGCTAAATATTGTATCGTTTCCGACGAAGAAGTATTAAGAAAACTAAACATCGTTCGCAAGAATCTAACCCATTTGAAAGAAGTCTATTCGTTAAACGAAATAAACGGTTGTAAAAACTGGAAAGAACTTCTTGAATTGGGAAAAGACAACAGCAATCAACCAGATGTAGAAGAAAGAAAAGAGAATGTAAAACCAGAAGAACTGGCTACAATCATTTACACATCGGGTACTACAGGTAGACCAAAAGGAGTAATGTTATCACACAACAATATTGTTTCAAATGTCTTGGATAGCGCCGAACGAATTCCGTTTGACGAAGGAAAAAGCATTGCTTTAAGTTTCTTGCCTATTTGTCACATTTATGAGCGAATGGTAACTTACATCTATCAATACTATAGTGTTTCAATCTATTTTGGTGAATCCATTGAAAAGATTGGCGACAATGTAAAAGAAGTTCGTCCAACAGTAATGACTGGCGTACCACGACTTACCGAAAAAGTATATGAAAAGATTATTGCCAAAGGTTCAGAACTAACAGGGATAAAAAGAAAACTATTCTTTTGGGCTGTAGAATTAGGTGCACAATACGAACCTTACGGTGCTAATGGTTGGTGGTATGAGTTCCAATTAAAAATTGCACGCAAACTTATTTTCAAAAAATGGAAAGAAGGTTTAGGCGGAAGATTGGATTTGATTGTCAACGGAAGTGCTGCCATGCAACATCGCTTATTGCGAATATTTGCAGCTGCTGAAATTTACATCATGGAAGGCTACGGATTAACAGAAACTTCTCCCGTTATTTCGGTGAACGATATGCGCAATCATGGTTTTAAAATTGGAACCACTGGTCGTATCATTCAAAACGTAGAAGTAAAAATTGCCGAAGACGGCGAAATCCTTTGCAAAGGACCAAACGTAATGATGGGTTACTATAAAGATGAAAAACTTACTAACGAAGCTATTGTTGATGGTTATTTCCATACGGGTGATATCGGAGAAGTTGATAAAGACGGTTTCTTAAAAATAACAGACCGCAAAAAAGAAATGTTCAAAACTTCTGGCGGAAAATACATTGCACCACAGCTATTAGAAAACGCCATGAAACAATCTCGTTTTGTAGAACAAATTATGGTTATTGGTGATGGCGAAAAAATGCCTGCTGCATTTATTCAGCCAAACTTTGCTTTTGTAAAAGAATGGGCAAAACTTCATAATACAAATGTTGGAGAAACCAATGCAGAAATAAGTTCAAATCCCGAAGTAAAAGAGCGCATCGAACAGGAAGTTGAAGCTATCAATAAAAAGTTTGGTCATTGGGAACAAATTAAAAAAATCGAGCTTACACCAGATGTTTGGTCGGTTGAAGGCGGACATCTAACTCCTACTATGAAACTGAAACGTAAAGTAGTCAAAGAACTCTACAAAGATTTATACCAAAGGATTTATCCTAACTCTTAA
- a CDS encoding LTA synthase family protein: MHKFPRINEYKALVYRVLLAYGFYSIVRILFFLYNAKLLKVDTASDFFALCYHGIAFDTTSIIYTNGLFILLSILPLKINAKKGFQKFLFYLYFATNLLAYATNFIDFIYYRYTFSRSTRASLDTLENEQNKGLLFFNFLINYWHVFLLFFITAILWVILYKRYKIKEDKPVSNPKYFGASIAVFLIIVTLCIGGIRGDFRKSTRPINLLDASRFVTNAAQADLVLNTPFAIIRTWSTNSFKKIDLLSKNEVDSLLVPIKHYANNPETKPNVVIFILESFAREYNGAFNKNTTIPNYEGYTPFVDSLAQHSLIFTNAYANGWKSIHGVSSVIAGIPSFKDAFTSSPYPKQKIESLVSTLKSEGYDTSFFHGAPNGSMGFLGFGNILGYDHYYGKTEYNNDADFDGVWGIWDEPFFQFFNKELTKKKQPFMATMFSVSSHEPYRIPERYEGKFPKGKVNINQCIGYTDYALKQFFKSAEKESWFKNTIFVMVADHGNTIAYDEYRKELNKNTVPILFYSPNEKYVGVNNDWAQQIDIYPTLLDMMGYQKPFRSWGRSLINEKQVPPFVVKYSANVFQYMSGDYVCTFDGKKIVGYYSKDDKNLEHNLIKQKTPEMDVIGQRCIAFIQDYMERIIDKRLETVR; encoded by the coding sequence ATGCACAAATTTCCACGTATTAATGAATATAAAGCTTTAGTTTATAGAGTTTTATTAGCGTATGGTTTTTATAGTATCGTCCGAATTTTATTTTTTCTCTATAATGCCAAATTATTAAAAGTAGATACCGCTTCTGATTTTTTTGCCTTATGTTATCACGGAATTGCTTTTGATACCACAAGCATTATTTATACTAACGGGTTGTTTATTTTATTGTCTATTCTTCCTTTAAAAATTAATGCCAAAAAAGGGTTTCAGAAGTTTCTTTTTTACCTTTATTTTGCAACCAATTTATTAGCTTATGCTACTAATTTTATCGATTTTATTTACTATCGATATACTTTTAGCAGAAGTACAAGAGCATCGCTTGATACGCTTGAAAATGAGCAAAATAAAGGATTGTTGTTTTTTAATTTTCTGATTAATTATTGGCATGTATTTTTGTTGTTTTTTATAACAGCAATCCTTTGGGTTATTCTGTATAAACGATACAAGATTAAAGAAGATAAACCTGTTAGTAATCCAAAATATTTTGGTGCCAGTATTGCTGTTTTTTTGATTATAGTAACCTTGTGTATTGGTGGAATTCGTGGCGATTTCAGAAAAAGCACACGACCAATAAATTTGCTTGATGCCAGTCGTTTTGTTACTAATGCTGCGCAAGCCGACTTGGTTCTTAACACACCTTTTGCTATCATCAGAACGTGGAGCACAAATTCGTTTAAGAAAATAGATTTACTTTCAAAAAATGAAGTAGATAGTTTGTTGGTACCGATAAAACACTATGCTAATAATCCGGAAACCAAACCAAATGTTGTAATATTTATTTTAGAGAGTTTTGCTCGTGAATATAACGGAGCTTTCAACAAAAACACTACGATTCCCAATTATGAAGGTTACACACCTTTTGTTGATTCGTTAGCGCAACACAGTTTGATTTTTACGAATGCTTATGCAAATGGCTGGAAATCGATACATGGAGTTTCATCGGTTATTGCTGGAATACCTTCGTTTAAAGATGCGTTTACTTCATCGCCTTATCCTAAGCAAAAGATAGAATCATTGGTTTCTACGCTAAAAAGTGAAGGTTATGATACTTCGTTTTTTCATGGCGCGCCAAATGGTTCTATGGGATTTTTAGGTTTTGGAAACATCCTTGGGTATGACCATTATTACGGAAAAACGGAATACAACAACGATGCCGATTTTGACGGTGTTTGGGGAATTTGGGATGAGCCTTTCTTTCAGTTTTTCAATAAAGAATTGACCAAGAAAAAACAGCCTTTTATGGCTACAATGTTCTCGGTTTCGTCGCATGAACCTTATAGAATTCCTGAAAGGTATGAAGGTAAGTTTCCAAAAGGAAAAGTAAACATCAATCAATGTATAGGTTATACGGATTATGCTTTGAAACAATTTTTTAAATCGGCAGAGAAAGAGTCTTGGTTTAAGAACACTATTTTTGTAATGGTTGCTGACCACGGAAATACTATTGCTTACGATGAATACCGCAAAGAGTTGAACAAAAACACGGTGCCAATTTTATTCTATTCGCCTAATGAAAAGTATGTAGGTGTAAACAATGATTGGGCACAGCAAATTGATATTTATCCAACGTTGCTTGACATGATGGGTTATCAAAAGCCTTTCAGAAGTTGGGGTAGAAGTTTGATTAATGAAAAACAAGTGCCGCCATTTGTAGTTAAGTATTCGGCTAATGTGTTTCAGTATATGAGTGGCGATTATGTTTGTACTTTCGATGGTAAAAAGATAGTGGGTTACTACAGCAAAGACGATAAAAACCTAGAGCATAATCTTATCAAGCAAAAAACTCCTGAAATGGATGTCATTGGGCAACGTTGCATAGCGTTCATTCAGGATTATATGGAACGAATTATCGATAAGCGATTGGAGACTGTGAGGTAG
- a CDS encoding DUF4919 domain-containing protein, translated as MKLFKSLLLLLLLATSFSFSQSLEFEKPNYNDIKSNINNKDSQLYYPKLIQRLVQNDTLISEEEYKHIYYGYVFHKEYSPYMRSPNEDKIKKYFQEENLSAKDVKKCIDLLKKALKEYPLDFRYLGFLSYLYHLDGDDVSSKKVALNLNGLMDTILSTGDGLTCETAFHVISVSHEYALLNRFDLESKSQSLINNCDYLAFEKGRYKVDGLYFDISKLTESFMSSFGEK; from the coding sequence ATGAAACTATTTAAAAGTCTTTTGCTTTTATTACTATTGGCTACCTCTTTCTCTTTTAGTCAAAGTTTAGAATTTGAAAAGCCAAATTATAATGATATAAAGTCTAACATCAACAATAAGGATTCTCAACTCTATTATCCTAAACTTATTCAACGTTTGGTTCAAAATGACACTTTAATTTCTGAAGAAGAATACAAGCACATCTATTATGGTTATGTCTTTCATAAAGAATATAGCCCATACATGAGGTCTCCAAATGAAGATAAAATCAAGAAATATTTTCAGGAGGAAAATCTAAGCGCTAAAGATGTAAAAAAGTGCATCGATTTATTAAAAAAAGCACTAAAGGAATATCCTTTGGATTTTAGATACCTGGGGTTCCTATCGTATCTCTATCACTTAGATGGTGATGATGTATCATCCAAAAAAGTAGCCTTAAATCTTAATGGTTTGATGGATACTATTCTTAGTACTGGTGATGGTTTAACTTGCGAAACAGCTTTTCATGTAATCTCTGTGAGCCATGAGTACGCCTTATTAAATAGATTTGATTTGGAAAGCAAATCACAATCTCTAATTAATAATTGTGATTATTTAGCCTTCGAAAAAGGAAGATATAAAGTGGATGGTTTATATTTTGATATTAGTAAATTAACCGAGAGTTTTATGAGTTCATTTGGTGAGAAGTAG
- a CDS encoding proline iminopeptidase-family hydrolase has protein sequence MKLNITYFLFVLSLFFLSCGDNSKKEIATENNSDSVKENYLSFANRDDQKTGGIKMIPIETPVGKFNVWTKTVGNNPTIKILLLHGGPGGTHEFFENFDGYFPQESIEYIYYDQLGSYYSDQPTDKKLWTIDRFVEEVEQVRKALKLDNTNFYLLGQSWGGILAMEYAFKYQQNLKGLIISNMMSSAQEYNKYAEEVLGPKLDPEVFKQIKEFEKNKDYHNPKYMELLMNHYYTEHIVNMPIDQWPESINRAFKHLNPEVYIYMQGPSEFGITGDATLKDWDVREKLKTITVPTLVVGAKNDTMDPKHMEWMSKQVKNGSFVLCNGGHCAQYDDPNNFFPGVIQFLKDVDQGKIKQ, from the coding sequence ATGAAATTAAACATCACCTATTTCCTTTTTGTACTATCTCTTTTCTTTTTAAGTTGTGGTGACAATTCAAAAAAAGAAATCGCTACAGAAAATAATTCAGATAGCGTCAAAGAAAACTACCTTTCTTTTGCTAACCGAGACGACCAAAAAACAGGAGGAATAAAAATGATTCCTATTGAAACACCAGTCGGAAAATTTAATGTTTGGACCAAAACCGTCGGTAACAACCCAACTATTAAAATACTACTCCTTCACGGCGGACCAGGTGGAACTCATGAATTCTTCGAAAACTTTGACGGCTATTTTCCTCAGGAAAGCATTGAGTACATTTATTATGATCAATTAGGTTCGTATTACAGTGATCAACCTACTGATAAAAAACTTTGGACAATAGACCGTTTTGTGGAAGAAGTAGAACAAGTGCGCAAAGCTTTAAAATTAGACAATACTAACTTCTATCTATTAGGACAATCTTGGGGCGGAATTCTGGCAATGGAATACGCCTTTAAATATCAACAAAATCTAAAAGGATTAATCATTTCCAACATGATGTCAAGCGCTCAGGAATACAACAAGTATGCAGAAGAAGTTCTCGGGCCTAAATTAGACCCGGAAGTATTTAAACAAATAAAAGAGTTCGAAAAGAACAAAGATTACCATAACCCAAAATACATGGAGTTATTGATGAATCATTACTACACCGAACATATCGTAAACATGCCAATCGACCAATGGCCTGAATCTATAAATCGAGCTTTCAAACATCTAAATCCCGAAGTATATATCTATATGCAAGGACCAAGCGAATTTGGAATTACCGGAGATGCTACTTTAAAAGATTGGGATGTTAGAGAAAAACTCAAAACAATAACAGTTCCAACACTGGTTGTTGGTGCAAAAAACGACACTATGGATCCAAAACACATGGAATGGATGTCTAAGCAAGTTAAAAACGGAAGTTTTGTCCTTTGCAATGGTGGTCATTGCGCCCAATACGATGATCCAAATAATTTCTTCCCTGGAGTGATTCAATTTTTAAAAGATGTTGACCAAGGAAAAATCAAACAATAG
- a CDS encoding OsmC family peroxiredoxin, whose product MKRNATAVWNGTGKDGKGNLTTQSGVLSTTQYSFSSRFEDGIGTNPEELIAAAHAGCFTMKLAFNLQAEGFAADELQTKGEVILADGTVTESNLTLKATVSGISEAKFEELVRDAEANCPISKLLTAKITVNYTLN is encoded by the coding sequence ATGAAAAGAAACGCTACTGCTGTTTGGAACGGCACCGGAAAAGATGGAAAAGGAAATTTAACAACACAAAGTGGAGTACTATCTACTACTCAATATTCATTTAGCTCTCGTTTTGAAGATGGTATCGGTACCAATCCTGAAGAATTGATAGCTGCAGCACATGCTGGCTGTTTTACAATGAAACTGGCTTTCAATCTTCAAGCGGAAGGTTTTGCTGCCGATGAACTACAAACCAAAGGCGAAGTTATTCTTGCTGATGGAACCGTAACAGAATCCAACTTAACATTAAAAGCAACCGTTAGCGGAATATCAGAAGCTAAGTTTGAAGAACTGGTTAGGGATGCTGAAGCAAACTGTCCTATTTCAAAATTATTAACTGCAAAAATCACGGTAAACTATACCTTAAATTAG